The segment GGCGCGGCATCGTCAAGCGGGGTGGCGGACTCGCCAAGGGCGGTGAACTGTTCGGCCAGGCTGGTCAGGGTCGGGTCAGCGCTGAGCGCCAGCACCCAGCCGTAATCGACCGGGCAGATCGGGAAGCGGTGCTCATAGTGAGCGATTTGCAGTACCCCCTGGTCGGCGTCGAATTCCAAGGGGATCTGGCCTTCCTTCAGCGCTACACCGTAATCGCTGCCCAGGAACGGCAGCAACAATTGGCCAGCGAGCAGCGGGTCGGTGGAGTGCCACTGGATATCGAAGAACTCCGCATACGGGCTGCGGCGCCCCCAGGCCAGCAGGCTCTGCCACCAGGGGTTGTCAGCGCCGCCAACGGCCATGTGGTTGGACACGGTGTCCACGATCAGGCCCATGCCATGCTGGCGCAGCGCTTTGACCAGGCGCTCGAGCGCCGCTTCGCCGCCCAGTTCCGGGTTGACCTGGGTGGGATCGACGACGTCGTAGCCGTGGCGCGAACCTGCGCGGGCCTTGAGGATCGGCGAGGCGTACAGGTGGCTGATGCCCAGTTGGGCAAAGTACGGCACCAACGGCAGGGCATGGTCCAGGGTAAAGTCGCTGTGAAACTGCAGGCGCAGGGTCGCGGTAAGCGGTTTCATCGGTCGCGCTCCCATGCCTGCTCGCGCGCTTGCGCCAGCACTTCCAGGCGCCGTGCGGCATCCTTGTCGTCAAGCATGTGGCTTGCCGCCTCGGTAAAGCGGCGGCGCCAGTTGGGATGCCCTTCGGTGGTGCCGGGCATGTTCGGCTGTTCTTCCAAACCCAGCAGGTCTTCAAGCGGGACCAGCACCAGCGGAGCTTTGGTGTGGCCTACATAACCAATCGCGGCATCGATCACGGCAGTGTCGTCCTTCAGCGGGCCATAGTGGGTTTCAAGCGTGCGGCGCAAGCCGTCGTGTTCTTTGCGGCGGTCATCGCGCCATTGCTGCTCGGTGGATTCATCAATCAAACCCAGGCGCCGGCTCCATTCGACGTCGCGGTTTTTCAGCCAACCTGCCACGGTCGCCAGGTCATGGGTGCCGGTGGTCGCCAAGGCGTCGTCGGGCCACTGTAGCTGGGGGGTGAATTGGCCTGGGGAGGTCTGCTCGAAGGGCAGCACGCGCATGCCCAGGATGTTTTTCTGCGCCAAGGCCTCGCGTAGACCGTCCGGTACCGTGCCCAGGTCTTCACCCAGGATGATTGCACCGTGGCGGCTGGCTTCGAGCGCCAGCAAGCGCAGCATGTCTTCGAGCGGGTAGTACAGGTAGGCGCCTTCATTGGGTTTGCAGCCGCGCGGGATCAGCCAGAGCCGTTGCAAACCCATCACATGGTCGATGCGCAGGCCACCGGCGTGGGCAAGGTTCGCACGCAGCATCTCGATGAACGCGCGGTAGCCGTTGCGCTTGAGCCCTTCGGGCGAGAACCCGCAGATGCCCCAGTCCTGGCCCGAGCGATTGAGGATGTCAGGTGGCGCGCCAACGGTAAGGTTGGCCAGCAGTTCGTCCTGGCGGCTCCAGGCCTGGCTGCCAGCGCCATCGGCGCCAACGGCAAGGTCGGCAATCAGGCCCACTACCATGCCGCTGCCTTTGGCAGCCTCCTGGGCGCGCTGCAGGCTGCGCTCGGTCAGCCATTGGCAGAACGCGTGAAACTCCACCCTGGCCGGATAACTTTCGGCCAAGGCGCGGACTTCGGTCCCAAATGGGTCGCGCCACGCCTCTGGCCAGTTGCGCCAATCAGCGCCATGGCCTTTGTCGACCGCCTCGGCTTGCAGTACTTCAAAACGGCAATGGTGCTCCAGCGCCTCGCCTGCGGCCTGGCGATAGCTTTCGAAATCGGCGCGTTGCGGGTGATCGCCTTGGCTGAAGTGCTGGTAAAGCGCGTCCAGCAGCTTGTACCGGGCATCGGCTGCGCGCGGCCAGTCCACCAAAGGCTCTTGCTCGAGCGAGGTCAGTGTCTGCTCCAGGTGGCAGGCCTCGATAGCCAGGCGCACGGTGCGCTCACCCAGGATGGCCGCCGGGCTTGCGTAAAGCGTATTGAGCAGCAGCCTGCTCGATGGCGAGTAGGGGCTATAGTGCTGCTGATCGAAGGCCGACAAGGCATGGATAGGGCTGATCGCCACTGCATCGGCGCCCCGTTCAGCGGCACTGCGTACCAGTTGCTCGAGGGCCATGCAGTCGCCGTAGCCCCCATCGCCTGGGCGGCGCAGACTGTAGAGCTGCGCCGACAAGCCCCAGCAGCGCGCGGGGGCCGCCTGAACCAAGTCATGCAGCGATGGGCAAGCGGACGGGGCGACAGCGAGCGTAAAGCGGTGCTGGGCCACCTCCAGTTGGTGATAGCCGACCGGCAAATCACCTGGCAGGTGGGCCTGGGCATCAAGCTGCAAGTCGATGCTGCTGCTATCTTCCAACTGTCCGCGCACGCCGGCCTGCGCTGGGAAATACCGCGAGAGGTCGAGCGGCTTGCCCTGGTCGGCAGTGAGCAGCGGCGGAACGTGTTGTGCGTCGTCGCTACGTTCGAGCCTGGACAGGCTGTCCTGCAATTGCGCCTCGTCGCTAGCCCTATGGCCAAGGGCTTCAAGCAGTTTGCGCAGTACCTCATCGGTCACTTGCTGCGGTTTGTTGTTGGCATCCACCCAGTCGCGGGCAAGGCCCGCGCGCTGAGCGAGCCGGTGAAGCAGGGAATCGCTCATTGCATCTTCTGGTCTGGGGGGTAGCAGGGTGACCACGCAGCTGTAGGGCGAAAGCGTCGAGCCGGCGTGCGCCTTGTCGCCGCTGTCGAAAAGGCAACTGCCGGCAGGCGCAGCCTCCAGGTGCAGAGGCTGGTCGCCCAGGTTCAGGTCGATGCGCAATGTGCTGCCATCGCCCAGCTGCCAGCGTGCAGTCAGTGCCTTGTCAGCCAACACCTCGGCGCCCAGGGGGCGGGTACCGGGCAGGCGTGGGACAAGCTGCTGACGGCGCGTCGTGAGCAGCTGCTGGTACAGCCCATGCCAGCCGGCAATCACATCCTGCGGGTCAGGCCTGGAGGCGTGGAAGGTCTGCTCGGCGTTGGGGTCGGGTATACGCGCGCGCTTTTCGGGGTCGGCAAAGGCGGCAAAATGTTCGAACTCACCGCGCCGGCCTTCGCGCACCGCATCGGCGAGCTCATCATGAAAATCGGTGAAGAACAGGAAGGGTGCACGGCTACCGTCGTCATCGCCCATGAACAGCAAGGGAATCATGGGGCTGAGCAGCAACAGCCCTGTCGCTGCGCGCAGGGCCGCAGGCGAAGTCAGCCGGGTCAGGCGCTCGCCCATGGCGCGGTTGCCGATCTGATCGTGGTTCTGCAAAAACAGCACGAAGGCGCTGGGCGGCAGGTGGCCGCTGGGTTCGCCGCGTGGTTCGCCGTGGCGGTTGGGCTGGCCCTGGAACACGAAGCCCTCGCCAAGGCAGCGCGCCAGCTTGCCGATCGGGTCGTCCTTGTAGTCTTCGTAGTAACCCTCGGTTTCATTGGTCAGCAACACGTGCAGCGCGTTGTGGCCATCATCGTTCCACTGCGCGTCGAAGCCTTGTTCAAGCAAGAAAGCCTGGTTGTGTTCGTTTTCCAGCACTAACCAGACGTGTCGACCCGGCTCGACGGCCTCGCGCACACGCTGGGCCAGCTCCTCGAGGAAGTCCGGCTGGTCGATGGCATGTACCGCATCGAGTCGCAGGCCATCGATGCGGTAGTCGCATATCCACATCAGCGCGTTCTGGATGAAAAATTCGCGCACTTCCGGCCGCCGGAAGTCGATGGCGGCCCCCCAGGGAGTGTGGCGGTCCTCTCGGAAGAACGAGCTGGCGTACTCATGCAGGAAGTTGCCATCCGGGCCGAAGTGGTTGTAGACCACATCGAGCATCACCATCAGCCCGTGGCCGTGTGCCTGGTCCACCAGGCTGCACAGTTGCTCAGGAGTGCCGTAGTTGTGCTGCGCTGCATAAGGCAGCACGCCGTCGTAGCCCCAGTTGCGGGTACCTGGGAATTGGCTGATTGGCATCAGTTCGATGGCGGTAATGCCGGTCGAGGCGATACGTTGCAGATGGCTTGCCACGCCTTCATAGCCACCAAGTACGCCCACATGCAGCTCCTGGATCACCGCTTCGTACCAGGGGCGGCCTTGCCAGCAATGCTGCCAGGCGTAACCGCCCAGGTTCACGACCTGGCTGGGGCCATGAACGCCTTCGGGTTGGAAGCGCGATGCAGGGTCAGCAACGCGAAGCTCGCCATTGATGCAGTAGCGGTACAAGTCCCCTGGCTTGGCAGGGGCGGTGCCGGTGAACCAGCCATCGGCCTCGGGGGCGAGGGCGACGGCTTCCTGGTGTTGCAATTCCACACTCACGCTGCGCGCGTCGGGTGCCCAGAGGGCGAAGCGCGCCGACGTGGCGTCCTCTAAGTGTGCGCCATGCCTTTGCATCTTCGACCTCTCTTCAGTAATGAGCCAGCTGGGC is part of the Pseudomonas parafulva genome and harbors:
- the malQ gene encoding 4-alpha-glucanotransferase; translation: MSDSLLHRLAQRAGLARDWVDANNKPQQVTDEVLRKLLEALGHRASDEAQLQDSLSRLERSDDAQHVPPLLTADQGKPLDLSRYFPAQAGVRGQLEDSSSIDLQLDAQAHLPGDLPVGYHQLEVAQHRFTLAVAPSACPSLHDLVQAAPARCWGLSAQLYSLRRPGDGGYGDCMALEQLVRSAAERGADAVAISPIHALSAFDQQHYSPYSPSSRLLLNTLYASPAAILGERTVRLAIEACHLEQTLTSLEQEPLVDWPRAADARYKLLDALYQHFSQGDHPQRADFESYRQAAGEALEHHCRFEVLQAEAVDKGHGADWRNWPEAWRDPFGTEVRALAESYPARVEFHAFCQWLTERSLQRAQEAAKGSGMVVGLIADLAVGADGAGSQAWSRQDELLANLTVGAPPDILNRSGQDWGICGFSPEGLKRNGYRAFIEMLRANLAHAGGLRIDHVMGLQRLWLIPRGCKPNEGAYLYYPLEDMLRLLALEASRHGAIILGEDLGTVPDGLREALAQKNILGMRVLPFEQTSPGQFTPQLQWPDDALATTGTHDLATVAGWLKNRDVEWSRRLGLIDESTEQQWRDDRRKEHDGLRRTLETHYGPLKDDTAVIDAAIGYVGHTKAPLVLVPLEDLLGLEEQPNMPGTTEGHPNWRRRFTEAASHMLDDKDAARRLEVLAQAREQAWERDR